The following are from one region of the Salicibibacter kimchii genome:
- a CDS encoding DUF3231 family protein, with product MTTSDHLSISAAELGSLWMGYENKTMNMRFLEHYMEKAENQDAKKILASYYKKERNHVETLTKIFQEEGAALPVGYTEKDVEPGAARLFDEMFDIMHLRLITVINMGLFTVHLSMAYRDDIRKLYQRFTADAQEAYDQTTDFLLKHAAIPRPPYITLPKEVEFAKTKQYMSGFNLFSQKRPLNAVEIGHIYQPLEANTIGMTLMAGFAQSAQNKDAAKIFFDGKDLAKQIVTKLSDLLRDSDVHTPSMWAGNATDSTNAPFSDKMMMYQTSVFTNFGMTSNAIGSAFSLRSDLPAKMAKTAADIFNFAKNSGQVIVDNGWLEEPPQAEDRTQLAKGKSNR from the coding sequence ATGACGACTTCAGACCACCTGTCTATTTCAGCGGCAGAATTGGGATCACTGTGGATGGGCTATGAAAACAAGACGATGAACATGAGATTTTTGGAACACTACATGGAAAAAGCGGAAAACCAGGATGCCAAAAAAATTTTAGCTTCCTATTACAAAAAGGAAAGGAACCATGTCGAAACACTGACAAAAATATTTCAGGAAGAGGGGGCTGCGTTGCCGGTAGGCTATACCGAGAAAGACGTAGAACCGGGTGCTGCTCGTCTATTCGATGAAATGTTTGATATTATGCACTTGCGTTTAATCACAGTCATCAATATGGGGCTGTTCACCGTCCATTTATCCATGGCTTATAGGGATGACATAAGAAAATTGTACCAGCGCTTTACGGCTGATGCGCAAGAGGCTTATGATCAAACGACCGATTTTCTTTTAAAGCATGCGGCGATCCCACGTCCGCCTTATATCACGTTGCCAAAGGAAGTTGAATTTGCAAAAACGAAACAGTATATGTCAGGGTTTAATCTGTTCTCTCAGAAAAGACCTTTAAATGCGGTTGAAATTGGCCATATTTATCAACCGTTAGAGGCAAACACAATCGGGATGACATTAATGGCAGGGTTCGCCCAATCCGCCCAAAATAAAGACGCTGCCAAAATTTTCTTTGATGGGAAGGATCTTGCGAAACAAATCGTCACGAAATTAAGTGACCTTTTGCGTGACAGCGATGTCCACACCCCTTCGATGTGGGCAGGCAACGCAACTGATTCGACCAATGCGCCCTTTTCGGACAAAATGATGATGTATCAAACGAGCGTATTCACGAATTTTGGTATGACAAGCAATGCGATCGGTTCAGCCTTTAGCTTGCGAAGCGATTTACCTGCGAAAATGGCAAAAACCGCAGCAGACATATTCAATTTCGCTAAAAATAGCGGGCAGGTCATAGTCGATAATGGCTGGCTGGAAGAACCCCCGCAAGCGGAAGACAGAACGCAATTAGCAAAGGGAAAAAGCAACAGATGA
- a CDS encoding DinB family protein has protein sequence MYRKVFDFLQEWADEAEKTQQVLRSLRDEKLDQAIEEGHNTLGWLGWHLAVSPAFLFGQAGVEITPAGKPEDQPRQAKEILAAYERVADEVSQKAGKELTDAALEENVDFLGREAPRGVVLRTVINHQIHHRGEMVVLLRQAGLEVPGLYGPTKEQMEKM, from the coding sequence ATGTATCGAAAAGTCTTTGATTTTTTACAAGAATGGGCAGATGAGGCAGAAAAAACACAACAGGTTTTACGGTCGTTGCGAGATGAAAAGTTGGATCAAGCAATTGAAGAAGGTCATAATACGCTAGGGTGGCTCGGGTGGCATTTAGCGGTGAGCCCGGCATTTTTGTTTGGACAAGCGGGAGTTGAAATCACGCCGGCGGGGAAGCCGGAAGATCAACCTAGGCAAGCAAAAGAAATCCTGGCAGCCTATGAACGTGTGGCAGATGAAGTAAGTCAAAAAGCAGGGAAGGAACTTACCGACGCGGCGTTGGAAGAAAATGTCGATTTTCTAGGTCGCGAAGCTCCTCGAGGCGTGGTCCTGCGGACAGTTATCAACCATCAGATCCATCACCGCGGCGAAATGGTCGTACTGTTGCGCCAAGCCGGCCTGGAAGTGCCGGGGTTATATGGACCGACAAAAGAACAAATGGAGAAAATGTGA
- a CDS encoding ArsR/SmtB family transcription factor, whose protein sequence is MHDLDEETLITVSHTFKSLSDPTRIRILHLLSKKECAVNTIAERLSLSQSTVSHQLRLLKNNRLVKARREGTMVYYSPDDQHVLEVLEQTIHHSLHD, encoded by the coding sequence ATGCACGATCTCGACGAAGAAACGCTGATCACTGTTTCACACACGTTTAAATCATTATCCGATCCCACAAGAATTCGTATTTTACACTTGCTTTCCAAAAAAGAGTGTGCGGTAAACACGATTGCCGAGCGTTTATCTTTAAGCCAATCCACGGTTTCCCACCAGTTACGCTTATTAAAAAATAACCGCCTTGTTAAGGCAAGAAGAGAAGGAACAATGGTTTATTATTCCCCCGACGATCAACACGTGTTGGAAGTTCTGGAACAAACCATTCATCATTCCTTGCATGATTAA
- a CDS encoding cation diffusion facilitator family transporter, which yields MFELSHEHHHHPTDNKKALLLALMLIFVLVIAEVIGGLLTNSLALLADAGHMLSDFFAIGLALIAFKIGERAASKSKTFGYRRFEILAALVNGVVLIVISGFVLWQALQRFQEPPEVAGAGMLAFASFALVINLLIAWIFLREGDVKGNLNLRGAFFHVLGDIVGTIGVLVAGLLILFFNWTLADPIISTGVALLILTAGFRIAKESIHVLMEGKPPGMSLQKIEKHLKELPHVRSMHDIHLWSITSDFPALSCHLVVEDGADRDALLREATDMLKEEFHISHAVIQMEGGEVECTTMCSSPRPST from the coding sequence GTGTTTGAATTGTCCCATGAGCATCACCATCATCCTACCGATAATAAAAAAGCGCTTTTGTTAGCCTTAATGTTGATCTTTGTGCTCGTGATCGCCGAGGTGATCGGAGGTTTGTTAACGAACAGCCTGGCTCTTTTGGCAGACGCCGGGCATATGTTGAGCGACTTTTTTGCCATTGGCCTCGCGCTGATCGCGTTTAAAATCGGAGAACGGGCAGCAAGCAAAAGTAAAACATTCGGTTACCGTCGATTCGAGATTCTAGCGGCACTTGTCAACGGCGTGGTGTTGATCGTCATTTCCGGGTTTGTGCTCTGGCAAGCGCTGCAACGTTTTCAGGAACCTCCCGAGGTCGCGGGAGCAGGAATGCTGGCGTTTGCAAGCTTTGCCCTTGTTATCAATTTGCTAATCGCGTGGATATTTTTGCGCGAGGGCGATGTGAAAGGAAACCTGAATTTGCGCGGCGCCTTCTTTCATGTACTCGGAGATATTGTTGGTACGATCGGTGTGCTGGTTGCTGGATTGCTGATTTTATTTTTCAATTGGACGCTCGCCGATCCTATTATTAGTACCGGAGTGGCTCTGTTAATTTTAACGGCCGGATTTCGCATTGCGAAGGAGTCGATCCATGTCTTGATGGAAGGAAAACCACCGGGTATGTCCTTGCAAAAGATTGAAAAGCATTTAAAAGAATTACCGCATGTTCGTTCTATGCATGATATACATTTGTGGTCGATCACTTCTGATTTCCCGGCGTTAAGTTGCCACCTCGTTGTGGAAGATGGAGCAGATCGCGATGCATTGCTCCGGGAAGCCACCGATATGTTAAAAGAAGAATTTCACATCTCACATGCAGTCATACAAATGGAAGGCGGAGAAGTGGAATGTACGACAATGTGTTCGAGTCCACGTCCATCCACTTAA
- the fdhA gene encoding formaldehyde dehydrogenase, glutathione-independent translates to MFTGGVSLANNKGVVYQGEGKVTVEDIGYPELVLRDGPGVPKENVGRKCEHGVILKVITTNICGSDQHMVRGRTTAPKGLVLGHEITGEVVETGRDVEFIKKGDMVSVPFNIACGRCTMCQQQKTHICLNVNPDRPGSAYGYVDMGGWVGGQSEYVMVPYADFQLLVFPDKDQAMEKILDLTMLTDIFPTGFHGAYSAGVSMGSTVYVAGAGPVGLAAAHSAQLLGASTVIVGDLIEERLQQAESFGCETVNLKEHDRLGEQIEQILGVPEVDAAIDAVGFEASGHGESGEQPAAVLNAIMDVTQAGGGLGIPGLYVTEDPGAKDKNAQTGSLNVRFGQGWAKAHTFVTGQTPAMYYNRGLMKSILSGNAQIAKAVNAQVITLDEAPEGYADFDQGAPKKFVIDPHGSLR, encoded by the coding sequence ATCTTTACTGGAGGGGTATCTTTGGCAAATAACAAAGGCGTGGTTTATCAAGGCGAAGGTAAAGTGACCGTTGAGGATATCGGATATCCAGAATTAGTCCTCCGGGACGGTCCCGGCGTTCCAAAAGAAAATGTCGGCCGCAAATGCGAACACGGCGTTATTTTAAAAGTAATTACAACAAATATTTGCGGGAGCGACCAGCACATGGTCCGCGGGCGAACCACGGCGCCAAAAGGGTTGGTGCTCGGCCATGAAATTACCGGCGAGGTTGTTGAAACCGGTCGCGATGTGGAATTCATCAAAAAAGGGGACATGGTTTCCGTCCCCTTTAATATCGCGTGTGGGCGTTGCACCATGTGCCAACAACAAAAAACACATATTTGCTTAAACGTTAATCCGGACCGTCCGGGTTCTGCCTATGGATATGTCGATATGGGCGGCTGGGTGGGCGGCCAATCCGAATATGTGATGGTCCCCTACGCCGACTTTCAGCTCCTCGTATTCCCGGATAAAGATCAAGCGATGGAAAAAATACTGGATTTAACGATGCTGACAGATATTTTTCCTACCGGTTTTCACGGCGCCTATTCTGCAGGCGTTTCGATGGGATCCACGGTATATGTGGCAGGCGCGGGACCTGTAGGGCTGGCTGCAGCACATTCTGCCCAACTGCTCGGTGCCTCCACGGTGATTGTCGGCGATCTCATTGAAGAACGTCTGCAACAAGCTGAAAGCTTTGGTTGTGAAACCGTTAATTTAAAAGAGCATGACCGGCTCGGCGAACAAATTGAACAAATTTTAGGTGTTCCGGAAGTGGACGCCGCGATTGACGCGGTTGGATTTGAAGCCTCCGGCCATGGGGAAAGCGGCGAACAACCGGCCGCCGTTCTAAACGCCATTATGGATGTCACCCAAGCCGGCGGAGGACTCGGCATCCCCGGTTTATATGTCACCGAAGACCCGGGCGCTAAGGATAAAAATGCGCAGACAGGATCGTTAAACGTCCGCTTCGGACAAGGGTGGGCGAAAGCACACACCTTTGTCACCGGGCAAACACCGGCGATGTACTATAACCGCGGTTTGATGAAATCGATTTTATCCGGCAATGCGCAAATCGCGAAAGCCGTCAACGCACAAGTCATTACCCTCGATGAAGCGCCGGAGGGTTACGCGGATTTCGATCAAGGGGCACCAAAAAAATTCGTAATTGATCCGCATGGATCCCTAAGGTAA
- a CDS encoding hydantoinase/oxoprolinase N-terminal domain-containing protein, with product MASINVGVDIGGTFTDFVFLDEQGNRSFGKTVTTYPDPSHGFIDGLEKIYKNSGIVTQPLIRSFMAQRLL from the coding sequence ATGGCATCGATTAACGTAGGCGTTGACATTGGCGGTACGTTCACCGATTTTGTTTTTCTGGACGAGCAAGGGAATCGGTCGTTTGGAAAAACGGTGACGACGTATCCGGATCCCTCCCATGGGTTTATCGACGGATTGGAAAAAATTTATAAAAATTCGGGTATCGTTACGCAGCCATTGATACGATCATTCATGGCACAACGCTTGTTGTGA
- a CDS encoding LuxR C-terminal-related transcriptional regulator, translating to MKVCLTFYEDTEAQQRLAELYEFHKDMYFDPDQGRIILEREQIHVVVGKKASLEQLRERPLHKYVALVNPGDRQSFEMVLNLGVSHVIAGSHSIPTLAQQIKNRTSDHSYIDPTLNIDFIKVFDKASTRKTGLQKHFQLDFEKASAKLSLAECRILQGILEGKSNMKIAENAYLAQSTVNNHVSKIIKKINATDRTHAIKRAIELDWIVDAFHERGIFESPQLMTMHRSGGRPAYNA from the coding sequence ATGAAAGTTTGTTTAACGTTTTATGAAGACACGGAAGCGCAACAGCGGTTGGCTGAACTGTATGAGTTTCATAAAGATATGTATTTCGACCCGGATCAGGGAAGAATTATCCTCGAACGGGAGCAAATTCATGTTGTCGTGGGAAAAAAAGCGAGCCTTGAACAGCTACGAGAACGTCCTTTACATAAATATGTTGCCTTGGTTAATCCCGGTGATCGGCAATCGTTTGAGATGGTGCTGAATTTGGGTGTTTCACATGTCATTGCCGGCTCACATTCCATCCCTACGTTAGCACAACAGATTAAAAACAGAACATCCGACCACTCTTATATCGATCCGACGTTGAATATTGATTTTATTAAGGTGTTTGATAAGGCGAGCACCCGCAAGACTGGTTTACAAAAACATTTTCAGCTTGATTTCGAAAAAGCTTCCGCGAAACTTAGCCTTGCCGAATGCCGTATTTTGCAAGGAATTTTAGAAGGAAAAAGCAATATGAAAATTGCAGAGAACGCTTATCTTGCCCAATCAACCGTCAATAATCATGTAAGTAAAATTATAAAAAAAATCAATGCCACAGACCGTACGCATGCAATTAAAAGGGCGATTGAATTGGATTGGATCGTGGACGCGTTTCACGAACGGGGAATTTTCGAAAGCCCGCAACTAATGACGATGCACCGGTCGGGTGGCCGCCCTGCCTATAATGCTTAG
- a CDS encoding SDR family NAD(P)-dependent oxidoreductase — MRLQDKVAIVTGGGQGIGKGIADTFGKEGAKVVVADVDEETGRETVQQLQNNQTDAFLQPTDVSDDASVMDLVKTVVDKYGGIDILVNNAAINFRKSVDETSLEEWNRLLGINLTGPFLCSKYVLPEMQKQGGGSIINIASWHAEKTIPRLAAYATAKGGLTALTRQMALDYGADQIRVNAVGPSTVDTPLLQKTFESLDDPDEAFRQTLDFQPMGRIGTTEDIANACLFLASDESTYVSGQTLMVDGGAINKIARPLMFD; from the coding sequence ATGCGTTTACAAGATAAAGTAGCGATTGTGACCGGTGGTGGTCAAGGCATTGGCAAAGGAATTGCCGATACGTTCGGAAAGGAAGGGGCAAAGGTTGTTGTCGCTGATGTCGATGAAGAAACCGGTCGTGAAACCGTTCAACAATTGCAAAACAACCAAACCGACGCTTTTTTGCAACCGACCGACGTTAGTGATGATGCAAGTGTGATGGACTTGGTAAAAACGGTCGTGGACAAATATGGAGGCATAGATATTCTGGTGAACAATGCCGCGATCAATTTTCGCAAGTCCGTGGACGAGACGTCATTGGAAGAGTGGAACCGACTTCTTGGGATCAACTTGACCGGTCCATTTTTATGCTCGAAATATGTGTTGCCGGAAATGCAAAAACAGGGCGGAGGATCGATCATCAACATTGCGTCCTGGCATGCGGAAAAGACAATCCCCCGCCTTGCCGCTTACGCTACCGCGAAAGGGGGGCTGACGGCACTTACACGGCAGATGGCACTTGATTACGGTGCCGACCAGATCCGTGTCAATGCGGTAGGACCGAGTACCGTCGATACGCCTCTGTTGCAAAAAACATTTGAAAGCCTTGACGATCCCGATGAAGCGTTTAGGCAAACGCTCGATTTTCAACCGATGGGGCGCATCGGCACCACCGAAGATATCGCCAACGCCTGTTTATTCCTCGCCTCGGATGAATCGACATACGTAAGTGGGCAGACGCTTATGGTTGATGGAGGCGCGATCAACAAAATCGCCCGCCCGTTGATGTTTGACTAA
- a CDS encoding DAK2 domain-containing protein, which yields MWKGLRAVVENLDDWRDLPLSQLMQNVGSTLVSNTGGASGPLYGTAFMRLGTAWQDVDHVNGPAWMSGMAKAVEGIAQRGKTQAGDGTLLDVWSLVAAILDEKEPAWKKIEGAAKKRMTDTESTVVKKGAEHCSAINR from the coding sequence ATATGGAAGGGGCTCCGAGCAGTTGTGGAAAACCTGGATGATTGGCGGGATTTACCGCTGTCCCAACTGATGCAAAACGTCGGCAGTACACTCGTTTCCAACACAGGCGGTGCTTCAGGTCCATTATACGGGACTGCTTTTATGCGTTTGGGGACGGCTTGGCAAGACGTGGATCACGTGAATGGCCCGGCGTGGATGTCGGGGATGGCAAAAGCCGTGGAAGGGATCGCTCAACGAGGAAAAACACAAGCCGGTGACGGAACGCTTTTGGATGTCTGGTCTCTTGTAGCAGCAATCCTTGATGAAAAAGAACCGGCATGGAAAAAAATCGAGGGTGCTGCGAAAAAAAGAATGACCGATACGGAAAGCACGGTCGTCAAAAAGGGCGCGGAGCACTGCTCGGCGATAAATCGGTGA
- a CDS encoding hydroxymethylglutaryl-CoA lyase — translation MIHLCEVGARDGLQNEKKHVTTEDKVALLNQLMDTGIKKFETASFVNPKVVPQMADAEAVMEALPEREGITYAGLVLSRSGLERALATKVDRLHITAATSDTFNQKNVRRTVSESVEELSTVVEDASAAGRPSAAILSTVFGCPYEGTVDRARVFRVAEAFLDVGVQEIVLADTTGMANPIQVRDTVTDFKRSFGEEVPLGLHFHNTRGLGLANVAAGYEAGVRMFDAALGGLGGCPFAPIAVGNVASEDMIHMFQEMGAETGIDLEAMLNTSKWLETVMEKTLPGMVMKAGAASRLAEQ, via the coding sequence ATGATTCATTTATGTGAAGTCGGAGCCAGAGATGGACTGCAAAATGAAAAAAAGCACGTAACCACAGAAGATAAGGTCGCACTCTTGAATCAGCTTATGGACACCGGTATCAAAAAATTCGAAACAGCATCTTTTGTGAATCCGAAAGTCGTCCCGCAGATGGCAGACGCCGAAGCAGTGATGGAAGCACTTCCGGAAAGAGAAGGCATCACGTATGCCGGTCTCGTGCTCAGCCGTTCCGGCTTGGAGCGCGCACTCGCTACAAAGGTCGATCGCTTGCATATTACGGCGGCCACAAGCGATACATTCAATCAGAAAAACGTCCGCCGCACCGTTTCGGAAAGCGTTGAGGAGCTGTCGACTGTGGTTGAAGATGCAAGTGCCGCGGGGCGCCCTTCAGCCGCCATTCTCTCCACTGTTTTCGGATGCCCCTATGAAGGGACGGTTGACCGCGCCCGAGTTTTCCGTGTCGCGGAAGCATTCCTTGATGTCGGCGTTCAAGAAATCGTACTTGCCGATACGACCGGTATGGCTAACCCTATTCAAGTCAGGGATACGGTAACGGATTTTAAAAGAAGTTTCGGAGAGGAAGTGCCATTAGGTCTTCATTTTCATAACACACGCGGACTCGGCCTTGCTAATGTTGCTGCCGGTTACGAAGCCGGTGTGCGCATGTTCGACGCCGCGCTTGGAGGACTCGGCGGTTGCCCATTCGCCCCGATTGCTGTTGGAAACGTGGCAAGCGAAGATATGATTCATATGTTCCAAGAAATGGGGGCAGAAACCGGCATCGACCTCGAAGCGATGCTCAACACATCCAAATGGCTGGAAACCGTCATGGAAAAAACACTCCCGGGCATGGTAATGAAAGCAGGAGCCGCTTCGCGGTTGGCAGAGCAGTGA
- a CDS encoding RNHCP domain-containing protein yields the protein MSKTTENTGFTCEQCGREVQALTNGSYRNHCPFCLYSKHLDKQPGDRASVCGGLMKPVNLSYHSKKGYQIVHVCQRCGHEQLNKTAEDKEQSDDVIALMARLAKG from the coding sequence TTGAGCAAAACAACGGAAAACACCGGATTTACATGCGAACAATGCGGAAGAGAAGTGCAAGCGCTCACGAACGGCAGCTACAGGAATCATTGCCCGTTTTGCCTTTATTCCAAGCATTTGGATAAGCAGCCCGGTGATCGTGCATCGGTTTGCGGAGGGCTCATGAAACCGGTGAACCTGAGCTATCATTCGAAAAAGGGATACCAAATCGTCCACGTCTGCCAGCGGTGCGGCCATGAACAACTGAACAAAACAGCGGAAGACAAGGAGCAAAGTGATGATGTTATCGCGCTTATGGCGCGGTTGGCGAAGGGTTAA